The following proteins come from a genomic window of Triticum aestivum cultivar Chinese Spring chromosome 6A, IWGSC CS RefSeq v2.1, whole genome shotgun sequence:
- the LOC123127446 gene encoding apoptosis inhibitor 5-like protein API5, with translation MATANADAAEVERLYELGDRLSSAKDKSQHAADYEAIIASVKGQNVKAKQLAAQLIPRYFRSFPALGTFAMEAMFDLVEMEELAIRIQAIRGFPLLGKDAEFISKIADILGQLLTSEENVERDAVHKALMSLIRQDVKNSLQPLFKHVESGSEIREKIICFLRDKVFPVKAELLKPQAEMERYITDLIKKSVQDVTGLEFKLFMDFLRSLSIFGDTAPRESFQELIEIIQAQADLDAQFDVSDIDHIERWTSCIYMALPIFTRGASSSKFLNYFAKQIVPVFDKIPEEKKLDLLKTVAASSPYAAAQDSRQLLPSIVQLLKKYMPGKKVDDINHNYVECLLYTFHHLAHKTPNTTNSLCGYKIVTGQPSDRLGEDFSEHYKDFIERLTGTEDTVRAASKRLTQGMADFNKAISSAKTEEEKTKIKADQQKSTMTMRSYNNILAMSQPLHGKSPLFIGDKKITLSWMEQPKKPAASTAGGKRIQPASNGNAPLNKKGRGDGGMHNQLVNRAFEGLPRGGGRGSGRGRGRGGRGRGWGYR, from the exons ATGGCAACCGCCAACGCCGACGCTGCCGAGGTCGAGCGGCTCTACGAGCTCGGCGACCGACTTTCCTCAGCCAAGGACAAGTCCCAG CACGCGGCGGACTATGAGGCGATCATAGCGTCGGTGAAGGGGCAAAACGTTAAAGCGAAGCAGCTGGCGGCACAGCTCATCCCCCGTTACTTCCGGAGTTTCCCAGCCCTCGGTACCTTCGCCATGGAAGCAATGTTCGACCTCGTTGAGATGGAAGAGCTCGCG ATCAGAATACAAGCTATTCGTGGGTTTCCGCTTCTTGGCAAAGATGCAGAGTTCATCTCAAAAATTGCAGATATTCTTGGTCAGCTCCTTACAAGTG AGGAAAATGTGGAGCGTGATGCTGTTCATAAAGCACTCATGTCCCTTATACGACAAGATGTTAAAA ATTCGTTGCAGCCTTTATTTAAGCACGTGGAGTCAGGATCAGAGATCCGTGAAAAGATTATTTGTTTCCTCCGAGACAAG GTTTTTCCTGTCAAAGCAGAGCTACTAAAGCCTCAAGCAGAAATGGAAAGATATATAACTGATTTGATAAAGAAA AGTGTACAAGATGTTACTGGGCTGGAATTTAAATTATTCATGGATTTTCTGCGGAGTTTGAGCATATTTGGGGATACTGCTCCTCGAGAATCCTTTCAAGAATTAATTGAAATCATTCAAGCACAAGCTGATCTTGATGCACAGTTTGAT GTTTCTGATATCGATCATATAGAGAGGTGGACCTCATGCATCTATATGGCTCTTCCTATCTTCACG AGAGGTGCATCAAGCAGCAAGTTTCTCAACTACTTTGCTAAGCAAATCGTTCCAGTTTTCGATAAG ATTCCGGAGGAGAAGAAACTGGATTTACTTAAGACAGTTGCTGCTAGCTCGCCATATGCTGCAGCACAAGATTCACGCCAGCTGCTTCCATCCATTGTTCAGTTGCTCAAG AAGTATATGCCTGGGAAGAAGGTAGATGATATTAATCACAATTATGTCGAGTGCTTGCTATACACTTTTCACCATTTGGCTCATAAG ACACCAAACACAACAAACAGTCTCTGTGGTTACAAGATCGTTACTGGACAGCCATCAGATAGACTTGGAGAGGATTTCTCAGAACATTACAAAGATTTTATTGAGAG GTTAACTGGAACAGAAGACACGGTTCGAGCAGCCTCGAAGAGACTAACCCAGGGAATGGCAGATTTCAACAAGGCAATATCTTCAGCAAAGACAGAAGAAGAGAAAACTAAAATC AAAGCGGATCAGCAAAAATCGACGATGACAATGCGGTCCTATAATAATATATTGGCAATGTCACAG CCATTGCATGGGAAATCTCCGTTATTCATTGGAGATAAGAAAATTACTCTATCATGGATGGAACAACCAAAGAAACCAGCAGCTTCAACAGCTGG AGGGAAGAGGATCCAGCCTGCTAGTAACGGGAATGCCCCTTTAAACAAGAAGGGGCGAGGAGATGGAGGAATGCACAATCAGCTTGTGAACAGAGCTTTTGAGGGGTTAccccgtggtggtggtagaggcagTGGAAGAGGGCGGGGCAGAGGAGGCCGAGGAAGAGGTTGGGGCTACCGCTGA